One genomic segment of Hordeum vulgare subsp. vulgare chromosome 2H, MorexV3_pseudomolecules_assembly, whole genome shotgun sequence includes these proteins:
- the LOC123425250 gene encoding pentatricopeptide repeat-containing protein At5g64320, mitochondrial yields the protein MVHRDRIPPTTFTFGVVARALCRLGRADEALAMLRSMARHGCVPDVVLYQTVIHALCEQGEVAEATTLLDEMFLMGCSADVNTFNDIVHGLCMLGRLREAARLVDRMMIRGCLPNTMTYGFLIQGLCRARQVDEARTMLGRVPELNVVLFNTVIGGCLLDGKLTEATELYEIMGSKGCPPDAHTYSILIHGLCKLGRLGSAMQLLREMEDKGCVPNVVTYTILLHAFCRNGMWDDMRATLKVMLANGLNMNSQGYNGMIYAVCKEGRMDEAMTLMQEMKSQGCKPDICTYNTIIYHLCNNGQIEEAVYLFENLVDEGVVANRITYNTLIHALLCKGSLQDAIRLANEMVLHGCSLDVISYNGLIKALCRDGNVDRSMALLAEMIEKGIKPNNISYNLLISELCKTRRVRDALELSKEMLNQGLTPDIVTYNTLINGLCKMGWMHAALNLLEKLHSENVHADIITYNILISWHCKARLLDDAHMLLNRAATVGITPNERTWGIMVQNFVRKPLNFLSDEVEGH from the coding sequence ATGGTCCACAGGGACCGCATCCCACCCACCACCTTTACCTTCGGTGTCGTTGCGCGCGCACTCTGCCGCCTTGGACGCGCTGATGAGGCGCTCGCGATGCTCCGCAGCATGGCGCGGCATGGGTGTGTGCCTGACGTGGTGCTCTATCAGACGGTCATCCACGCCCTGTGTGAGCAGGGTGAGGTCGCCGAGGCTACCACGCTCCTCGACGAGATGTTCCTCATGGGGTGCTCTGCTGATGTCAACACGTTCAATGACATTGTACACGGGCTATGCATGCTTGGGCGTCTCCGTGAGGCTGCGAGGCTTGTGGACAGGATGATGATAAGGGGCTGCCTGCCAAACACCATGACATACGGGTTCCTTATCCAGGGCCTGTGCCGAGCAAGGCAGGTGGATGAGGCACGCACAATGCTCGggagagtgccggagttgaatgtCGTGCTATTTAACACAGTGATTGGCGGGTGTCTTTTGGATGGGAAGCTAACAGAGGCGACGGAGCTGTATGAGATAATGGGATCAAAAGGCTGCCCACCAGACGCACACACTTACAGTATATTGATACATGGGCTTTGCAAGCTTGGGAGGCTTGGTTCGGCCATGCAGTTGCTTAGAGAGATGGAGGATAAGGGTTGTGTTCCAAACGTAGTGACCTACACGATCTTGCTGCATGCTTTTTGCAGGAATGGCATGTGGGATGACATGAGAGCAACGCTGAAGGTAATGCTGGCAAATGGCTTGAATATGAATTCGCAAGGATACAATGGAATGATTTATGCTGTATGTAAGGAAGGAAGGATGGATGAGGCGATGACACTCATGCAAGAGATGAAGAGCCAAGGTTGCAAGCCTGATATCTGCACATATAATACAATAATTTATCATCTCTGCAACAATGGCCAGATCGAGGAGGCTGTGTACCTATTTGAAAATTTGGTTGACGAGGGTGTTGTTGCGAATAGAATAACTTATAATACACTCATTCATGCACTGTTGTGCAAAGGAAGTTTGCAGGATGCCATACGCCTTGCAAATGAAATGGTACTTCATGGTTGTTCACTTGATGTTATTAGCTACAATGGTCTGATTAAAGCCCTGTGCAGAGATGGGAATGTTGATCGGAGCATGGCGTTGCTCGCGGAAATGATAGAAAAGGGAATTAAGCCAAATAACATTTCATACAACCTCTTGATTAGTGAGCTCTGCAAGACAAGAAGGGTGCGTGATGCACTAGAGCTCTCGAAGGAGATGTTAAACCAAGGGCTTACTCCTGACATTGTCACATACAACACACTCATAAATGGATTGTGCAAAATGGGGTGGATGCATGCTGCGCTGAATCTCCTAGAGAAGTTACATTCTGAAAATGTGCATGCAGATATTATTACATACAATATCCTCATTAGTTGGCACTGCAAAGCGAGATTGCTTGATGACGCTCATATGCTTCTAAACAGAGCAGCGACTGTTGGGATAACACCTAATGAGCGCACTTGGGGAATTATGGTGCAAAATTTTGTCAGAAAGCCACTCAATTTTTTATCCGACGAGGTTGAAGGGcattaa